The following nucleotide sequence is from Paenibacillus andongensis.
CGTAAGGCGGTAGTTAAAACATGATTGAAAAATAGATTCAAATCTTAGATTTAATGAAAAATATTTAAAATAAAAACGGTCATTAGATGAATTCCTCCATCAAATCCATATTCACTCCCACAGCTGCTCTACTGCCATCAGCCGCGGCATAAATTAATTGCGAAGGCATGAAATAAGACGCATCTCCGGCGGCATATAAACCCGTGACCGAACTTCTTCCAAACTCATCTGTCTTAATTCCACCTAACTCCGTCATTTCGCAGCCTAAGCTTTCTCCAAAAGATGCTTTTGGTACTAATTTAGAGTTAACGAATCCACCGGCTCTCAGGATATGAGTACCATCAGTAAATCGTACCTGTTCAAGCATTCCACTTTGACCGATAAAAGCCCCAATGCGTTGTTCCATGACCTTAATTCCCTTCGATTCAAGCCATTCTTTTTGCTGATCGGACAAAGGTGCATGACCGTTCGTACATAGTACAACATCCTTACTCCAATTGAGGAGAAGCTTTGCCGTATGAAAAGCACTAGGGTATTCAGAAACAACGACAAGCGGTTGATCCCGAAGCTCCCAGCCGTCACAATAGGGACAATTAAACAAACTCTTCCCATATAACGGATAAAGACCTTCGATCTCAGGAAAAATTTCCTTTACCCCCGTGGCCAAAATCAGTTTTCGCGCTTGAACGCTAACACCAGATGAAGTGAACATCTCAAATCCATATTCGGTTTTGTTTACAGAAGAAACCTCGGTCTGCCAATGATTAACTGACGGATAACGCAGCACTTCTTCATAGGCAATACGTCTGAACTCGGCCGGTGCAATGCCATCTCGCGTAATAAATCCATGAGAAGCCTGCGTTACGGCATTTCTTGGCTGATTATTGTCAATCAAGACCACGCTTCTTCTTGCTCTGCCTAGTACCAATGCAGCATTCAAGCCTGCTGGTCCACCGCCAATAATGGCACAATCATAAATCATGATGATCATCTCCTTTAAATATTAATCAAGGTCATAGTAGACTCTTAATATCTTTAATAGTTTCTAAAAAAATGACTTAGCTCAAACTTACGATTAATTTGTGAGCCAAATCAGTCATAATCTCGCTAAATAATAGACTTAACATATCTATAATATCTACTTAATGACAATGTGTCAAGATATGCCTCTCTCGTCAAAATGACTTGATCAAACAAATTTTTCGGAATATGGACTATGGATATTGGGTAGAAATGGAAAGAAGGAACTCTAATTAGCTATTTGCTGGGCAATCATTGGAAAGGCAGCATACATTTTAATTCCCAAATGATTGTGCTGTCTTGTTTAAGAGCAAAATATATTGTTTACTATTTACTGAAACGACTAATTTAGGAATTCGAGGCGAGTAATAGAGATGCACAAGCAAAAACGCAAAGACAAATGGAACAACCTCTTTGAACTAGCCATGTATGTGACTGCAGCAGTCTGCTTTATTTATTTTTGGGTGAAAGGCGTCCCAGCCAAAATGTTTCAGGCGGCTTTGATTGTTGCTGTGCTGCTGATCATCCGACTCGTGGTCAAAATCACAAAGACAACGATGTTTGCTGCGTTGCGGTTTTCCGTCCTATTGTTCATTTTTGTCTCGATGTTTATGGCAAACGAGTTTGGATTTTATAAAGTAATCCCTTACCTGGATAAAATCGAGCATCTGTTTTCGGGCTTGATCCTTTGTTTCGTCGGTCTATTAGTTTATATGAAAGCAAGCAATGGCGAGAAAGCGTCCGTCCCGAATGCACAGGTTGCTGTGTGGTTTTGCCTTTTCTTTTCCACCGCCATGGCCGGCGTTTGGGAAATCTACGAGTTTACGACAGATGGTCTGTTCGGTCTACATTCACAAAACGGAAGTTTGGTCGACACAATGACGGATATCATTTGCGGTACCATAGGCGCAGTTGCAACCAGTATCTATCTAGCTTTCAAGGCGAAGAGGAAAAAAATGCCTCTGATTGACGTCCAATCCTGACCTCGTGAGCAGGTATTTCAATCAAACGTATACCAAAAGTTTAATGGGATGAAATGTGCCT
It contains:
- a CDS encoding NAD(P)/FAD-dependent oxidoreductase encodes the protein MIYDCAIIGGGPAGLNAALVLGRARRSVVLIDNNQPRNAVTQASHGFITRDGIAPAEFRRIAYEEVLRYPSVNHWQTEVSSVNKTEYGFEMFTSSGVSVQARKLILATGVKEIFPEIEGLYPLYGKSLFNCPYCDGWELRDQPLVVVSEYPSAFHTAKLLLNWSKDVVLCTNGHAPLSDQQKEWLESKGIKVMEQRIGAFIGQSGMLEQVRFTDGTHILRAGGFVNSKLVPKASFGESLGCEMTELGGIKTDEFGRSSVTGLYAAGDASYFMPSQLIYAAADGSRAAVGVNMDLMEEFI